In Kordia antarctica, the following proteins share a genomic window:
- a CDS encoding DUF4412 domain-containing protein, translating into MKTLIKVCIIIGFLFTGTDANAQLWKRVKQKVKNKVEKKVEEKVEKKTDQVLDSLLDAPKDKKRTKKSSKKESSKKNSMGNLDANSMMDMLNSSKNATYDSEYTFPITATMVVTSGNSKPQHMTQSYGEKAILSKVKNTPGIILTDFVNETLIMLNVEEKSAQVMSMKMMNMFGMGSDEAESSETTQQKAVKTGKTKTMNGYLCHEYMITAEDAKINAWFAPEVNFNYQDYLSGFSKMFGGNTSANPMTLLSNGNGYVMEMTAIDVKGESSTMKVTNISEVTIKINMSSYKVQKL; encoded by the coding sequence ATGAAAACACTTATTAAGGTATGTATTATTATAGGATTCCTTTTTACAGGAACTGATGCAAATGCTCAACTTTGGAAACGAGTTAAACAGAAGGTGAAAAATAAAGTAGAGAAAAAGGTTGAAGAGAAAGTTGAAAAGAAAACAGATCAAGTTTTAGATAGTCTTCTTGATGCTCCTAAAGACAAGAAACGCACAAAGAAATCTTCTAAGAAAGAATCTTCCAAGAAAAATTCGATGGGAAATTTGGATGCGAATAGTATGATGGACATGCTAAACAGTTCTAAAAACGCCACGTACGATTCGGAATATACATTTCCAATTACTGCAACAATGGTTGTCACTAGCGGAAACTCTAAACCGCAACATATGACACAGAGTTATGGAGAGAAAGCAATACTTTCCAAAGTGAAAAATACACCAGGTATTATACTTACTGATTTTGTGAACGAGACACTTATTATGCTAAATGTAGAAGAAAAATCGGCACAAGTGATGTCGATGAAAATGATGAATATGTTTGGTATGGGAAGTGATGAAGCGGAATCTAGTGAAACAACTCAGCAGAAAGCTGTCAAAACTGGAAAAACCAAAACCATGAATGGCTATTTGTGTCATGAATATATGATTACCGCTGAAGATGCAAAAATCAATGCGTGGTTTGCTCCAGAAGTCAATTTCAATTATCAAGATTATTTAAGTGGTTTTTCAAAAATGTTTGGTGGCAATACATCAGCAAATCCAATGACGCTTCTTAGCAACGGAAACGGTTATGTCATGGAAATGACTGCTATTGATGTAAAAGGAGAAAGCTCCACAATGAAGGTTACGAACATTTCAGAAGTCACCATAAAAATAAATATGAGTTCTTATAAAGTTCAAAAACTATAA
- a CDS encoding T9SS type A sorting domain-containing protein, with the protein MKKLLLLTALLFAITIQAQADYFTDCTRPAGMVLDGNILYFADSGDGSNNGKISKIDISQVTPTRVDIVTGLEYPRALALQGTDLYLLTLSGALYTIDLTQTNPTPVFLQNVTANSTINTRTTYMTLHNGFLYTALLDGGKVIRIPLTNPTTSEDMVTGLQFPHATAHIGDDLYFTDFISGNGTRLFKINITDTNPTPVIVENTLAFGNDIFAVGTDIYTIHGGSAQRITKTDTTASLPTFEETVYTGIDANSVNFLITGNDFYISTFQTPGGRIQKYTTTVLGVSDDKLTTGIAVYPNPVTTEVTVSLENDELIKEVSVFNALGMKVKEIQVNTTSKATVDVSNLSKGIYFLNVKSESKTFTKKIMKH; encoded by the coding sequence ATGAAAAAATTACTACTCTTAACAGCCTTATTATTTGCGATAACTATTCAAGCGCAAGCAGATTATTTTACCGATTGCACACGTCCTGCAGGAATGGTTTTGGACGGTAACATATTATATTTTGCAGATTCAGGAGACGGTTCTAATAACGGAAAAATTTCTAAAATAGATATTTCTCAAGTCACACCTACTAGGGTTGATATTGTTACTGGTTTAGAATATCCGAGAGCTTTAGCATTGCAAGGAACAGATCTGTATTTATTGACTCTTTCAGGAGCACTTTATACAATAGATTTAACGCAAACCAATCCAACACCCGTTTTTTTACAAAATGTAACCGCAAATAGTACAATAAATACCAGAACTACGTATATGACTTTACATAATGGTTTTTTGTACACAGCTTTACTTGATGGAGGCAAAGTTATAAGAATACCGCTTACAAATCCTACAACTTCTGAAGATATGGTTACAGGCTTGCAATTTCCACACGCGACTGCTCATATTGGTGATGATTTATATTTCACAGATTTTATATCAGGTAATGGTACTCGGTTATTTAAAATAAATATTACAGATACTAATCCGACACCAGTAATCGTAGAAAACACACTGGCTTTTGGGAATGATATTTTTGCAGTAGGCACTGATATTTATACTATACATGGAGGTTCTGCGCAACGAATTACAAAAACTGATACTACCGCAAGTTTGCCCACATTTGAAGAAACGGTGTATACAGGAATTGATGCTAATAGTGTAAACTTCCTCATTACAGGAAACGATTTTTATATTTCTACATTTCAAACCCCTGGCGGAAGAATTCAAAAATACACGACAACTGTATTAGGTGTTTCTGATGATAAACTAACAACTGGTATAGCGGTTTATCCAAATCCTGTGACAACAGAAGTGACCGTTTCTTTAGAAAATGATGAACTCATTAAAGAAGTGAGTGTTTTTAATGCTTTAGGAATGAAAGTGAAAGAAATTCAAGTAAATACTACTTCTAAAGCAACGGTAGATGTTTCTAATTTATCAAAGGGAATTTACTTTTTGAATGTAAAATCTGAAAGTAAAACGTTTACTAAAAAAATTATGAAACACTA
- a CDS encoding SusC/RagA family TonB-linked outer membrane protein, with the protein MNLKTKLTCIAMLLFCITMYAQESFTLKGKVVAKTDNQPVPGVNVLNVKTSKGAATNFDGLYEIVVTKGDVLQFSYVGFVTRTVIIGDQKTLDIALDDDAAALDEVVVIGYGTQKKSHLTGAISKVKNEDLDQIAVPRVDEALVGQVSGVNIQATEGEAGSAPTIRIRGTGSISGSSDPAIVVDGLVVDNDFLGSFDMNDIESFEVLKDAASASIYGSRGANGVILITTKQGKEGKTKFSYNTFTGFKEAIQSDSYNFTVAETAAAEMAATGTLSDRTRYKQLIGTDRSWQDVIFDGGTITSHSFNARGGNKETKFSASLGYVHDEGVLLTDDYKRYSMRLKVDSKVSDKLKIGASLTPSYTNRRRFDGSTHDILRQTPWLPLYIDEHNIQFVNRLRDSGKYANVQVGDYAVQRMFDDYDLNTMTPVASGGTDISNTSNTNPAAKVLERDRNDYKFKVAGSFYGNYEITDALSFRTTLSGDYQNTRRDRWQGIQSSRNGASATSLAISTQNRIHVVTDNILSYNKTFDKHEISAIVGFSAEKWDTTFESVSGAGYDSDLVQTIAGADPTTVVGDSYKYPERLLSYLGRVNYAYDDKYLVSLSIRRDGYSAFGEENKYGNFPAASVGWIVSNEDFLSESEVVSKLKLRMSYGVSGNPFFNTGNVLVDKFPYLSLLEPSTAVFDGDVNAGFNPINLANPNLKWERSVEINPGIDFGLFNNVVTGSFEYYKRTSDQLLIDNPISVTTGFNSALVNIGEVENSGFEIEIRTRNITKENFRWSTTLLGSRNKNELVDFAASNGQIQNVDSKRAAEWINLVGNPISSFYGWVVDRDIPLEFISNPYHPVGGEAQDVYVKDLNGDGVIDDDDKTILGNPYPDFVWSITNDFRIGSFDASFMFQGSHGAEIRNMGDQYIFNHFNSSQDFIASTPDQEFIKEKIFTDDIIQDASYIALRNVNIGYNLPKELLSKIYLTKARIYATGQNLLYFTASDYTGFNPESVNNTSPTTYGYQRAGSPINRTITFGLNVEF; encoded by the coding sequence ATGAATTTAAAAACTAAGCTGACCTGCATTGCAATGTTGCTCTTTTGCATCACAATGTATGCGCAGGAATCTTTTACCTTAAAGGGGAAAGTCGTTGCCAAAACGGACAACCAACCTGTACCTGGTGTAAACGTGCTTAATGTAAAAACATCTAAAGGTGCTGCAACCAACTTTGATGGACTTTATGAAATTGTTGTAACTAAAGGTGATGTTTTACAATTCTCGTATGTAGGGTTTGTAACAAGAACGGTAATCATTGGAGATCAAAAAACACTTGATATTGCGTTAGATGATGATGCAGCTGCACTAGATGAAGTTGTCGTAATTGGATACGGAACACAAAAGAAAAGTCACTTAACAGGAGCAATTTCTAAAGTGAAAAATGAAGATTTAGATCAAATCGCAGTGCCACGTGTGGATGAAGCCTTAGTAGGACAAGTTTCTGGGGTAAACATTCAGGCTACGGAAGGTGAAGCTGGTTCAGCACCAACTATTCGTATTCGTGGAACAGGTTCTATTTCAGGTAGTTCTGATCCTGCAATTGTGGTTGATGGATTGGTTGTTGACAATGATTTCCTAGGTTCATTTGATATGAATGATATCGAATCATTTGAAGTATTAAAAGATGCTGCTTCTGCTTCGATCTACGGATCAAGAGGTGCAAATGGTGTAATCTTAATTACAACTAAACAAGGAAAAGAAGGAAAAACTAAATTCTCTTATAATACATTTACTGGATTTAAAGAAGCTATACAAAGTGATTCTTATAACTTCACTGTTGCAGAAACTGCAGCAGCAGAAATGGCGGCTACAGGAACACTTTCAGACAGAACTCGTTACAAGCAATTAATTGGAACAGATAGAAGCTGGCAAGATGTAATTTTTGACGGAGGAACTATTACAAGTCATTCATTCAATGCACGTGGTGGAAACAAAGAAACAAAATTTAGTGCTTCTTTAGGATATGTGCATGATGAAGGTGTTTTGTTAACAGATGATTACAAAAGGTATTCAATGCGTTTAAAAGTCGATTCAAAAGTAAGCGACAAATTAAAGATTGGAGCTAGCTTAACGCCATCGTATACAAACAGAAGACGTTTTGATGGTTCTACACATGATATTTTACGCCAAACACCTTGGTTGCCATTATATATTGACGAACACAATATTCAATTTGTAAACAGATTACGTGATAGCGGAAAATATGCAAATGTGCAAGTAGGAGATTATGCTGTACAACGTATGTTTGATGATTATGACTTAAACACTATGACGCCTGTTGCTTCTGGTGGAACAGATATTAGTAATACATCTAACACGAATCCGGCTGCAAAAGTATTGGAACGTGATCGTAACGATTACAAATTCAAAGTTGCAGGTAGCTTCTACGGAAACTATGAAATTACAGACGCTTTGTCATTCAGAACTACACTTTCTGGAGATTATCAAAATACACGTAGAGATCGTTGGCAAGGTATCCAATCTAGTAGAAATGGAGCGTCAGCAACAAGTCTTGCTATATCTACTCAAAACAGAATTCACGTTGTAACAGATAATATCTTATCATACAACAAAACATTCGACAAACACGAAATAAGTGCTATTGTAGGTTTTTCTGCTGAAAAGTGGGACACAACTTTTGAAAGTGTTTCTGGAGCTGGATATGATTCAGATTTAGTACAAACTATTGCAGGAGCAGATCCAACGACAGTTGTTGGTGATTCTTATAAGTATCCAGAACGCTTACTTTCTTATTTAGGAAGGGTTAACTATGCATATGACGATAAATACTTAGTTTCTTTAAGTATTAGACGTGATGGTTATTCTGCCTTTGGAGAAGAGAACAAATACGGAAACTTCCCAGCAGCTTCTGTTGGTTGGATTGTAAGTAATGAAGACTTTTTAAGCGAAAGCGAAGTTGTTTCAAAATTAAAACTACGTATGAGTTATGGTGTTTCAGGAAATCCATTCTTTAACACAGGAAACGTATTAGTAGACAAATTTCCATACTTATCATTATTAGAACCTTCTACGGCAGTATTTGATGGAGATGTGAACGCAGGATTTAATCCGATTAACTTAGCAAATCCAAACTTAAAGTGGGAACGTTCTGTTGAAATCAATCCAGGAATTGACTTCGGATTATTCAACAATGTGGTTACAGGTTCTTTTGAATACTATAAAAGAACAAGTGATCAATTATTAATTGACAATCCAATCTCAGTAACAACAGGATTTAATAGTGCATTGGTAAACATTGGAGAAGTAGAAAACTCAGGTTTTGAAATAGAAATACGTACACGTAACATTACCAAAGAAAATTTCAGATGGTCTACAACACTATTAGGATCTAGAAACAAAAATGAATTGGTAGATTTTGCTGCTTCTAACGGACAAATTCAAAATGTAGATAGTAAAAGAGCTGCAGAATGGATCAACTTAGTTGGAAATCCGATCTCGTCTTTTTACGGTTGGGTTGTAGATCGTGATATTCCTTTAGAATTTATCTCAAATCCATATCATCCAGTTGGTGGAGAAGCGCAAGATGTGTATGTAAAAGATTTAAATGGTGATGGAGTTATTGATGATGATGATAAAACAATTTTAGGAAATCCGTATCCAGACTTCGTTTGGAGTATCACAAACGATTTCAGAATTGGAAGCTTTGATGCAAGTTTTATGTTTCAAGGAAGTCATGGTGCAGAAATTAGAAACATGGGAGATCAGTACATATTTAACCATTTTAATAGTTCTCAAGATTTCATTGCATCAACACCAGATCAAGAATTCATTAAAGAAAAAATCTTTACAGATGATATCATTCAAGATGCATCTTACATAGCGTTACGAAATGTAAATATTGGATATAACCTTCCAAAAGAGTTACTTTCAAAAATATATTTAACGAAAGCTAGAATATATGCAACTGGTCAAAACTTACTTTACTTTACGGCAAGTGATTACACAGGATTCAATCCAGAATCTGTAAACAATACATCACCAACAACGTACGGATATCAAAGAGCAGGATCGCCAATAAATAGAACAATAACGTTTGGTTTAAACGTTGAATTTTAA
- a CDS encoding T9SS type A sorting domain-containing protein, translating to MKNHILLSIFLLVFAVEAQGTTRFVTPSGAGALDGTSWANAFSGTSLQVAIDASNVNDEVWVAAGTYYTTTTTNRSISFSMKNDVAIYGSFIGTETLLSERSLTNGLTSILSGEIAAAGITDNSYKVIYNQQLDNTAIIDGFIVEAGNDNRNPSNTGNGLGGGIYNHGYNAGGYCHPIIRNCLFRQNTASFGGGAFNNGYNGGNTLPTFIDCVFSQNHALIAAGGMDSYGVGGTASPTIINSIFYENTSDQNVGAMYAWGGGGGNSHPLLINCAFVNNSALNGYGGAFIADNLDQSGGTSSGSCTVTLQNCIVWNNTATGAGSQFYVRGTGAEVVATYSNIDMTGQSSPHVISGMGTGNIDTDPLFLNSASGVGVDGNWMTADDGLQLQNSSPCIDVGDNTGVSLTDILSNNRIFNTTVDMGAYEFDSSTLSIENNKLNLDIVLYPNPTSNVINLTFNILETDTIALLLFDINGRLVKTIAKGKTTTGTFSYEIDVSEHHAGVYFLTLQTTKGKYVTKIIRK from the coding sequence ATGAAAAACCACATTCTCTTATCAATATTCTTACTCGTTTTTGCTGTTGAAGCACAAGGAACAACTCGGTTTGTAACTCCATCAGGTGCTGGCGCTTTAGATGGTACAAGTTGGGCAAATGCTTTTTCAGGCACTTCACTTCAAGTTGCTATTGATGCATCAAATGTGAATGATGAGGTTTGGGTTGCAGCAGGAACGTACTACACAACAACAACGACGAATCGGTCTATTTCATTTAGCATGAAGAATGATGTAGCAATTTACGGAAGTTTCATTGGCACAGAAACGCTACTATCAGAAAGATCATTGACAAACGGTTTAACGAGCATATTAAGTGGCGAAATTGCAGCAGCAGGAATAACCGATAATAGCTATAAAGTTATTTACAATCAACAGCTAGATAATACGGCTATTATTGATGGTTTTATAGTTGAAGCTGGAAATGACAATAGAAATCCGTCTAATACGGGAAATGGATTAGGTGGCGGAATTTACAATCATGGATATAACGCTGGCGGCTATTGTCATCCGATTATTCGAAATTGTTTATTCAGGCAAAATACGGCTTCGTTTGGTGGTGGAGCTTTCAATAACGGATACAATGGCGGTAACACGTTGCCGACTTTTATTGATTGTGTATTTTCTCAGAATCACGCCTTAATTGCGGCTGGAGGAATGGACAGTTATGGCGTTGGTGGAACTGCAAGTCCAACAATTATTAACTCTATTTTTTATGAAAATACTTCTGATCAAAATGTTGGAGCAATGTATGCTTGGGGCGGCGGCGGCGGAAATTCCCACCCACTATTAATCAATTGCGCATTTGTAAACAATAGTGCTTTAAATGGATATGGCGGCGCTTTTATAGCAGATAATTTAGACCAAAGCGGCGGGACTTCATCTGGCTCATGCACTGTTACTCTGCAAAACTGTATTGTTTGGAATAATACAGCAACAGGAGCTGGTTCACAATTTTATGTTCGTGGTACTGGCGCAGAAGTGGTGGCTACGTATTCAAATATAGATATGACTGGTCAAAGTTCTCCACATGTAATTTCAGGAATGGGAACAGGAAATATTGATACAGATCCTTTGTTTTTAAATAGTGCATCTGGCGTTGGTGTAGATGGAAATTGGATGACTGCTGATGATGGGTTACAACTGCAAAATTCCTCACCATGTATTGATGTTGGTGATAACACAGGAGTTTCTCTAACAGACATACTTTCTAACAATAGAATATTTAACACTACTGTAGATATGGGAGCTTATGAATTTGATTCATCAACTTTAAGCATAGAAAACAACAAACTTAATTTAGATATAGTTCTGTATCCAAATCCAACGAGCAACGTTATCAATCTCACTTTTAACATTTTAGAAACGGACACTATTGCTTTGTTGCTCTTTGATATTAATGGACGACTTGTAAAAACAATAGCTAAAGGAAAAACAACAACAGGAACATTTAGTTATGAAATTGACGTATCGGAACATCACGCTGGCGTTTATTTTCTCACACTTCAGACGACAAAGGGAAAGTATGTAACTAAAATTATACGGAAATAA
- a CDS encoding RNA polymerase sigma factor, translated as MQQRLRNDDKKALGEVYLSYKVAFVNYAIRYNIDNDTILDIYQEAIIAMHQNFVIKQTVLQNSTVKTYLFGIGKHKIYDYLKANKKMFAITDASSNEITEINIEDTAPTERQQLLALNFEKLGESCKEILKLFYYRGFSIKDIVFHTHYKDENTVKSHKSRCLKKLTTFIHEN; from the coding sequence TTGCAACAGCGATTACGAAACGATGACAAAAAAGCACTAGGAGAAGTATATCTGTCCTATAAAGTGGCTTTTGTAAATTATGCAATAAGATATAATATAGACAACGATACTATTTTAGATATATATCAGGAAGCTATTATTGCAATGCATCAAAATTTTGTCATAAAGCAAACGGTACTTCAGAATAGTACCGTAAAAACATATCTTTTTGGAATTGGCAAGCATAAAATTTATGATTATTTAAAAGCGAATAAAAAAATGTTTGCAATCACAGATGCATCTTCAAATGAAATCACAGAAATAAATATAGAAGATACAGCGCCAACGGAAAGACAGCAATTATTAGCGTTGAATTTTGAAAAACTTGGAGAAAGCTGTAAAGAAATTTTAAAGCTATTTTATTACAGAGGATTTAGTATAAAAGACATTGTTTTTCACACACATTATAAAGATGAAAATACAGTGAAAAGTCATAAATCAAGATGTCTTAAGAAACTTACGACATTCATACACGAAAACTAA
- a CDS encoding RagB/SusD family nutrient uptake outer membrane protein, which yields MKQTKIVALLVLLVTVFSCEKDYLSPELESLVNAETYYANEAQLETALINMYDGIQGVNSTSSNDYHSLQVEFYLTEMRSDNTRTKSSEGEAAQFESYNITTTNGIVADYYRSFYNVIFRANIVLDNIAVVSEANRPKFEAEAKFVRAYAYFNLVRLYGDIPLVDRVIGINDTDISFTRVATNDIYALIVADLQTAVAGLDNTYKTRASKAAAQGLLAKVYLTQGTNYLEAQTLCEAVMNSGFALEPNFKDVFYDELNNEIIFGIGYFPDTADSQNFSAEWLNAVGRTSGVNYTTADVRTALDAIGGDRTMFSYRVDTEQPTQFQVVKYLPDGDVSLGINPTSSDPTKAGNDWIVLRYSDVLLMHVEAIMAGGNETSVQAARDSFNEVRARANMPLVNAPDAITKQELLDERRVELAFENHRLFDLIRFNEAQNVLSTFSTVNGYNYTATDLLLPIPQREINLSNGLLTQNPGY from the coding sequence ATGAAACAAACAAAAATTGTAGCATTATTAGTATTGCTGGTTACTGTGTTTTCTTGTGAAAAAGACTACTTATCACCAGAATTAGAATCATTAGTCAATGCCGAAACCTATTATGCAAATGAAGCTCAGCTAGAAACTGCTTTAATAAACATGTATGATGGTATTCAAGGTGTAAACTCAACATCTTCAAATGATTATCACTCCTTACAAGTGGAATTTTATCTCACAGAAATGCGAAGTGATAACACACGAACAAAAAGTAGCGAAGGAGAAGCTGCTCAATTTGAAAGCTATAACATTACAACAACCAATGGAATTGTAGCAGATTACTACAGAAGTTTTTACAATGTAATTTTCAGAGCAAACATTGTGTTGGATAACATAGCTGTTGTATCAGAAGCAAACAGACCAAAATTTGAAGCAGAAGCAAAATTTGTAAGAGCGTATGCATATTTCAATTTGGTACGTTTATATGGAGATATTCCATTAGTGGACAGAGTTATTGGAATCAATGATACAGATATTTCTTTTACAAGAGTCGCTACAAATGATATCTATGCTTTAATTGTAGCGGATTTGCAAACTGCTGTTGCAGGATTGGACAATACGTACAAAACAAGAGCTTCCAAAGCTGCCGCACAAGGATTATTAGCAAAAGTATACTTGACGCAAGGTACAAACTATCTAGAAGCACAAACCTTATGTGAAGCCGTTATGAATAGCGGATTTGCCTTAGAACCTAACTTTAAAGATGTTTTTTACGACGAATTAAACAATGAAATCATCTTTGGTATCGGATATTTCCCTGATACAGCAGACAGTCAAAACTTTTCAGCAGAATGGTTAAATGCGGTTGGAAGAACAAGTGGTGTAAACTATACAACGGCGGATGTGCGTACTGCATTAGATGCTATTGGTGGAGACAGAACAATGTTTTCATACAGAGTTGATACAGAGCAACCAACACAATTTCAAGTTGTAAAATACTTGCCAGACGGAGATGTTTCTTTAGGAATAAATCCAACATCAAGTGATCCAACAAAAGCTGGAAACGACTGGATTGTATTACGTTATTCAGATGTTTTATTAATGCATGTTGAAGCTATTATGGCTGGCGGAAATGAGACGTCTGTGCAAGCAGCAAGAGATTCTTTTAATGAAGTAAGAGCTAGAGCTAATATGCCACTAGTAAATGCTCCAGATGCAATTACTAAACAAGAATTATTAGACGAAAGACGTGTTGAATTAGCGTTTGAAAATCATCGTTTATTCGATTTAATTCGTTTCAATGAAGCACAAAACGTACTTTCTACGTTCTCAACAGTAAACGGATACAACTATACAGCAACAGATTTATTGTTGCCTATTCCACAAAGAGAAATCAACTTAAGTAACGGTCTTTTAACACAAAACCCAGGTTACTAA
- a CDS encoding tetratricopeptide repeat protein, with the protein MEQDILIQKYLSGTLSKEENLSFTELLENDVDFAEKVAEHTNIQKAIQATEREELKTYLQSLESKNTKKSNPIFNKKWLAIAAIFLMLISVTYYQFSLDKDTNELYATYFEPYPNALYPITRGQNKGEKAQLFAAYEIGDYITAKKGFQNMLNSNYDADIQFYYTMSLLNLGDIETAHKNLQVLKKETTLFTPQLYWYSALIALKKGEKDQVRIQLDSLENLKSGYKMKESLALLKVLE; encoded by the coding sequence ATGGAGCAAGATATATTAATACAAAAATATTTGTCTGGTACACTCTCAAAAGAAGAAAATTTGAGCTTTACGGAACTTCTAGAAAACGATGTTGATTTTGCTGAAAAAGTAGCGGAACATACAAATATCCAAAAAGCAATTCAGGCAACGGAACGCGAAGAATTAAAAACATATTTACAATCTTTAGAAAGTAAAAATACTAAAAAATCAAACCCTATTTTCAATAAAAAATGGTTGGCTATTGCAGCAATATTCTTGATGCTAATTAGTGTTACTTATTATCAATTTAGCCTTGATAAGGATACAAATGAATTATATGCAACGTACTTTGAGCCGTATCCAAACGCACTATATCCAATTACTCGCGGACAAAATAAAGGAGAAAAGGCACAACTATTTGCGGCGTATGAAATTGGCGATTATATAACTGCCAAAAAAGGGTTTCAAAACATGCTAAATAGCAATTATGATGCAGATATTCAGTTTTATTATACGATGAGTTTATTGAATTTGGGAGACATTGAAACTGCTCATAAAAATTTACAAGTGTTAAAAAAAGAAACTACTTTATTTACACCGCAATTATATTGGTATAGCGCATTAATAGCGCTTAAAAAAGGTGAAAAAGATCAAGTACGTATACAATTAGATTCTTTAGAAAACCTAAAATCTGGGTATAAAATGAAGGAAAGTTTAGCCTTATTAAAGGTTTTAGAATAG